From one Dermacentor variabilis isolate Ectoservices chromosome 3, ASM5094787v1, whole genome shotgun sequence genomic stretch:
- the LOC142576177 gene encoding uncharacterized protein LOC142576177 isoform X4, with product MVNFTHRIEPCRICERSFQERLAHRISIIDTPTGTYHVLDNVESELGNEPQHAKIESRELPPYYTIETHFIMDINHSAYFGNETEDRVAYAMLFMHSVSLRLQQLEPPARIGLTVIEGLQPKSGEN from the exons ATGGTAAATTTCACTCATAGAATTGAGCCTTGCCGAATTTGCGAACGATCATTTCAAGAACGACTGGCTCACCGAATATCAATAATTGACACCCCAACTGGCACCTATCATGTTTTGGATAATGTTG AAAGCGAGCTGGGAAATGAACCGCAGCATGCAAAAATTG AAAGTCGGGAACTGCCGCCGTACTATACCATAGAGACACACTTCATCATGGATATCAATCACAGCGCCTACTTTGGAAATGAAACGGAAGACCGTGTGGCCTATGCAATGTTGTTCATGCACTCG GTGAGCCTTCGCCTGCAGCAGCTCGAACCTCCCGCTCGGATAGGGTTAACAGTAATCGAAGGATTGCAG